A part of Variovorax sp. HW608 genomic DNA contains:
- a CDS encoding nucleobase:cation symporter-2 family protein — MTAAASVHPVDQRLPLGKVTALGLQHVLVMYAGAVAVPLIVGRALKLSPQEVALLISADLFCCGIATLIQSLGATQWFGIKLPVMMGVTFASVAPMVAIANANPGPSGAQLLFGSIIGAGIISILIAPMVSRMLRFFPPVVTGTIIAVIGISLMRVGINWIFGNPVGPTAPAIVDPVYAKWLADVTSPGSAVPPMPKGLSIVPSVPNPKYADLGGLAIAALVLVSILLIVKYAKGFIANISVLLGIVIGAVVATLFGFMTFEKVANAAWVDIVLPFHFGMPSFDPVLILTMSLIMIVVMIESTGMFLALGEMTDRKISQQDLARGLRTDGLGTLIGGVFNTFPYTSFSQNVGLVAVTGIKSRFVCVAGGVILIVLGLLPKMAALVESLPTVVLGGAGLVMFGMVAATGIRILSGVDFKINRHNAMIVAVSIGIGMIPLIAPNFKQWMPHAIHSLVESGILLASVSAVALNLFLNGAKHDEAAIVAAAKQAEAH; from the coding sequence ATGACGGCTGCCGCCTCCGTTCATCCCGTCGACCAGCGATTGCCGCTGGGCAAAGTCACCGCCCTCGGGCTGCAGCATGTGCTGGTGATGTATGCCGGCGCCGTGGCCGTGCCGCTGATCGTCGGCCGCGCGCTCAAGCTCAGTCCGCAGGAAGTCGCGCTCCTGATTTCCGCCGACCTCTTCTGCTGCGGCATCGCGACGCTGATCCAGTCGCTCGGCGCGACGCAATGGTTCGGCATCAAGCTGCCGGTGATGATGGGCGTGACCTTCGCTTCCGTCGCGCCGATGGTCGCGATCGCCAACGCCAATCCCGGCCCGTCAGGCGCCCAACTGCTCTTCGGCTCGATCATCGGTGCCGGGATCATCTCGATCCTCATCGCGCCGATGGTCTCGCGCATGCTGCGCTTCTTCCCGCCCGTGGTGACCGGCACCATCATCGCGGTGATCGGCATCAGCCTGATGCGCGTGGGCATCAACTGGATCTTCGGCAATCCGGTCGGCCCGACCGCGCCGGCGATCGTCGATCCGGTCTACGCCAAGTGGCTCGCCGACGTCACCTCGCCCGGCTCCGCGGTGCCACCGATGCCCAAGGGCCTGTCGATCGTGCCGTCGGTGCCCAACCCCAAGTACGCCGATCTCGGCGGCCTCGCGATCGCGGCGCTGGTGCTGGTGTCGATCCTGCTGATCGTGAAGTACGCCAAGGGCTTCATCGCCAACATCTCGGTGCTGCTCGGCATCGTGATCGGCGCCGTCGTCGCGACGCTCTTCGGCTTCATGACCTTCGAGAAGGTTGCCAATGCGGCCTGGGTCGACATCGTGCTGCCCTTCCACTTCGGCATGCCGAGCTTCGATCCGGTCCTGATCCTCACGATGTCGCTGATCATGATCGTGGTGATGATCGAATCCACCGGCATGTTCCTCGCGCTCGGCGAGATGACCGACCGCAAGATCTCGCAGCAGGACCTCGCGCGGGGCCTGCGCACCGACGGCCTCGGCACGCTGATCGGCGGCGTCTTCAACACCTTCCCCTACACCAGCTTCTCGCAGAACGTGGGCCTCGTGGCGGTCACCGGCATCAAGAGCCGCTTCGTCTGCGTCGCCGGCGGCGTGATCCTGATCGTGCTCGGCCTGCTGCCCAAGATGGCGGCGCTGGTCGAATCGCTGCCCACGGTGGTGCTCGGCGGCGCGGGCCTCGTGATGTTCGGCATGGTCGCCGCGACCGGCATCCGCATCCTCTCGGGCGTGGACTTCAAGATCAACCGGCACAACGCGATGATCGTCGCGGTGTCGATCGGCATCGGCATGATTCCGCTCATCGCGCCCAACTTCAAGCAGTGGATGCCGCACGCGATCCACTCGCTGGTGGAGTCGGGCATCCTGCTGGCTTCGGTCAGCGCCGTGGCGCTGAACCTCTTCCTCAATGGTGCGAAGCACGACGAAGCGGCGATCGTCGCTGCTGCGAAGCAGGCCGAAGCGCACTGA
- a CDS encoding aldo/keto reductase: MQSLEIPGGGAMSALGLGTWHMGESAGRRATEVAAVRTAIGMGYRLIDTAEMYGEGGAEEVVGQAVAEALRAGDVRREELFIVSKVYPHNASRRGTPAACARSLSRLGLDHIDLYLLHWRGDHPLVETCDAMRALVAGGRIRHWGVSNFDVDDMEELEAVDGGCAANQVYFSVGERGAEFSLLPWQRERGMPLMAYSPIDQGALAADPALGRLAQELGITTAQLALAWVIAQPGVVAIPKAVRENHLRENFAVADLQLSAEALAEIDRLHPPPRRKKPLAMI; the protein is encoded by the coding sequence ATGCAGAGTCTGGAAATCCCGGGTGGCGGCGCGATGTCCGCGCTCGGCCTCGGCACCTGGCATATGGGCGAATCGGCCGGCCGCCGCGCCACCGAAGTGGCGGCGGTGCGCACTGCGATCGGGATGGGCTATCGGCTCATCGATACCGCCGAGATGTACGGCGAGGGCGGGGCCGAGGAGGTCGTCGGGCAGGCGGTGGCCGAAGCGCTGCGCGCCGGTGACGTGAGGCGCGAGGAGCTCTTCATCGTCAGCAAGGTCTATCCGCACAACGCGAGCCGGCGCGGCACGCCGGCGGCCTGCGCACGCAGTCTTTCACGGCTGGGGCTCGATCACATCGACCTGTACCTGCTGCACTGGCGCGGCGATCATCCGCTCGTCGAAACCTGCGACGCGATGCGCGCGCTCGTCGCCGGTGGCCGCATCCGGCATTGGGGCGTCAGCAATTTCGACGTCGACGACATGGAGGAACTCGAGGCCGTGGATGGCGGCTGCGCTGCGAACCAGGTCTACTTCTCGGTCGGCGAACGCGGTGCGGAGTTCAGCCTGCTTCCGTGGCAGCGCGAACGCGGAATGCCATTGATGGCCTACAGCCCGATCGACCAGGGCGCGCTGGCTGCCGATCCGGCGCTGGGCAGGCTTGCGCAGGAGCTTGGCATCACCACGGCGCAACTGGCCTTGGCCTGGGTCATCGCGCAGCCCGGCGTCGTCGCGATTCCGAAGGCGGTGCGCGAAAACCATCTGCGCGAGAACTTCGCGGTGGCCGACCTGCAGCTGAGCGCCGAAGCGCTCGCCGAGATCGACCGCCTGCATCCGCCGCCGCGGCGCAAGAAGCCGCTGGCAATGATCTGA
- a CDS encoding alpha/beta hydrolase family protein, whose product MHKLTIQVGDDSTVSGLLQRPDDPVACYVFAHGAGAGMEHAFMTAVADGLAERRIATLRYQFPYMERGSKRPDTPPVAHAAVRAAVACAAREFGSLMLLAGGKSFGARMSSQAQATLPLPQVAGLVFLGFPLHPAGTPSTSRADHLSKVRIPMLFVQGTQDKLAELDKLRPVVAALGASATLMTIEHADHAFHVPKRSGRDDEAVLKEVLDGVAQWAEVLRAGSR is encoded by the coding sequence ATGCACAAGCTCACGATCCAGGTCGGCGACGACAGCACCGTCTCGGGCCTCCTCCAGAGGCCGGACGATCCCGTGGCCTGCTATGTGTTCGCGCACGGCGCGGGCGCGGGCATGGAGCACGCCTTCATGACGGCGGTGGCCGACGGGCTCGCCGAACGGCGCATCGCCACCCTGCGCTACCAGTTCCCTTATATGGAACGTGGCAGCAAGCGGCCCGATACGCCGCCGGTGGCGCATGCCGCGGTCCGCGCGGCGGTGGCCTGCGCGGCGCGTGAATTCGGCTCGCTCATGCTGCTGGCCGGCGGCAAGTCCTTTGGCGCGCGCATGAGCTCGCAGGCTCAGGCGACCCTGCCGCTGCCGCAGGTCGCGGGGCTGGTGTTCCTCGGCTTTCCGCTGCATCCGGCCGGCACGCCCTCGACCTCGCGCGCGGACCATCTGTCGAAGGTCCGGATCCCGATGCTTTTCGTGCAGGGCACACAGGACAAGCTGGCCGAGCTCGACAAGCTGCGCCCGGTGGTTGCGGCACTCGGCGCGAGCGCCACGCTGATGACCATCGAGCACGCCGACCACGCCTTCCACGTGCCGAAGCGCTCGGGGCGCGATGACGAGGCGGTGCTGAAGGAAGTGCTCGACGGCGTCGCGCAGTGGGCCGAAGTCCTTCGCGCCGGCTCGCGCTAG
- a CDS encoding AsmA family protein, with product MADTAGTPVPKRRPRGWRIAGIVLAVIVLLLLAAAIGLRMAFPPARIAALLAQQVTAATGRAFRIEGDLSIRLLPTIAVRADDVALANAEWGSRPDMFRFRRAAFDVSLRDLLDRRIRILSIEVDGADVLLETDGAGRYNWQMAPREPSTGKTEAPPLALDRLLLSQVHISYRNAGQGTSRDVDIESLDLQGQGDRDRLSAAFKIGPQRWTVEGDVGRPATLLSGADEWPFNLRLATGGALVTARGGLGVGPRTGTLSASLTVRADNAQALSQVSKAAAVLPMPVEASVDLQRNRDEWRFDALTLSLAGQSLHGRVTWMATRPTPSLDAELSGAEIDLGKWGVGRSASKPAAAGSGPHKPVFGDVPLFTIESLPEFSLRVALGVDRLTVPGLPLLSGVKARAVSDKGHLTIEPISFGAAGGEVKGSLAIALGKGAAPRTEVQLTARSLSVDALDGMWGGGKQFKGGRANLAAKLSMTGRTPRSLAASSNGDVQFSVRDVALAGRAATLDRGIVARLLDVLLPKQASHEDLVVQCAVARLPLRNGVAPIDRSIAMETRQIAVAAIGQIDLAKQTIELEFRPRVKKGLDLNPGSLVQLMLLKGPLESPELSIDPKGTVRQAATYGVAAATGGLSLLAPTLLGDAGVAKDCGLEAGAAKGGGKAQAQPADGGRKFKLLRPFESLR from the coding sequence ATGGCCGACACCGCCGGCACCCCGGTCCCGAAACGCAGACCGCGCGGCTGGCGCATCGCCGGCATCGTGCTGGCGGTCATCGTGCTGCTGTTGCTGGCCGCGGCCATCGGGCTGCGCATGGCCTTTCCGCCGGCGCGCATCGCCGCGCTGCTGGCACAGCAGGTCACGGCCGCGACAGGTCGTGCGTTCCGCATCGAAGGCGACCTGTCGATCCGCCTGCTGCCGACGATCGCGGTCCGCGCCGACGACGTCGCGCTGGCCAATGCCGAGTGGGGTTCGCGGCCGGACATGTTCCGCTTCCGGCGCGCGGCCTTCGATGTGTCGCTCCGGGATCTGCTCGACCGCAGGATCCGCATCCTCAGCATCGAGGTGGATGGCGCCGACGTGCTGCTCGAAACGGATGGCGCCGGGCGCTACAACTGGCAGATGGCGCCGCGTGAGCCGTCGACCGGCAAGACGGAAGCGCCGCCGCTCGCGCTGGACCGCCTCCTGCTCTCGCAGGTGCACATCAGCTATCGCAATGCGGGCCAGGGGACGTCGCGCGACGTCGATATCGAATCGCTCGACCTCCAGGGGCAGGGCGACCGCGACCGCTTGAGCGCCGCCTTCAAGATCGGGCCGCAGCGGTGGACGGTGGAAGGCGACGTCGGCCGGCCGGCAACCCTTCTGTCCGGCGCGGACGAATGGCCTTTCAACCTGCGCCTGGCGACCGGCGGTGCGCTCGTGACCGCGCGCGGCGGCCTGGGCGTCGGCCCGCGCACCGGAACGCTGTCGGCCAGTCTGACGGTTCGCGCCGACAACGCACAGGCGCTGTCGCAGGTGTCGAAGGCTGCGGCCGTGCTGCCGATGCCGGTCGAGGCCAGCGTGGATCTGCAGCGCAACCGGGACGAGTGGCGCTTCGATGCGCTGACGCTGTCGCTGGCGGGACAGTCGCTTCACGGGCGGGTCACGTGGATGGCCACCCGGCCGACCCCGAGCCTGGACGCGGAGCTTTCGGGCGCGGAGATCGACCTCGGCAAATGGGGTGTAGGGCGATCTGCCAGCAAGCCGGCTGCGGCCGGTTCCGGACCGCACAAGCCGGTCTTCGGCGACGTGCCGCTCTTCACGATCGAATCGTTGCCGGAGTTTTCGCTCCGGGTCGCGCTCGGCGTCGATCGCCTGACGGTGCCGGGGCTGCCGCTGCTGTCGGGCGTGAAGGCGCGCGCGGTGTCCGACAAGGGGCATTTGACGATCGAGCCGATCTCGTTCGGCGCTGCCGGAGGCGAGGTCAAGGGCAGCTTGGCGATCGCGCTCGGCAAGGGCGCGGCGCCCCGCACCGAAGTGCAGCTCACGGCACGCTCGCTGTCGGTCGATGCGCTCGATGGAATGTGGGGCGGCGGCAAGCAGTTCAAGGGCGGCCGCGCGAACCTCGCGGCCAAGCTGTCGATGACCGGGCGAACGCCGCGCAGCCTCGCCGCCTCGTCGAACGGCGACGTGCAGTTCTCGGTGCGCGACGTGGCGTTGGCCGGCCGGGCCGCGACGCTCGATCGCGGCATCGTCGCGCGGCTGCTCGATGTGCTGCTGCCCAAGCAGGCTTCGCACGAAGACCTCGTGGTGCAGTGCGCGGTGGCGCGGCTGCCGCTGCGTAACGGCGTGGCGCCGATCGACCGCTCGATCGCGATGGAAACGCGCCAGATCGCGGTCGCTGCGATCGGGCAGATCGATCTGGCGAAGCAGACGATCGAGCTCGAATTCCGGCCGCGGGTGAAGAAGGGGCTCGATCTGAATCCGGGCAGCCTCGTTCAGCTCATGCTGCTGAAGGGCCCGCTGGAGAGTCCCGAGCTGAGCATCGACCCCAAAGGCACCGTGCGCCAGGCCGCGACCTACGGCGTGGCGGCGGCAACCGGCGGCCTGTCGCTGCTCGCGCCGACGCTGCTCGGCGACGCCGGCGTCGCCAAGGATTGCGGACTGGAGGCCGGCGCCGCGAAAGGCGGCGGCAAGGCGCAAGCGCAGCCGGCGGACGGCGGGCGCAAGTTCAAGCTCTTGCGGCCGTTCGAGTCGTTGCGCTGA
- a CDS encoding aspartate/glutamate racemase family protein: MRIKIINPNTTWSMTEKIGACARSVARPGTEIVAVSPSMGPASIESHYDEALAVPGLLQEIAAGEREGIDGYVIACFGDPGLKAARELAHGPVVGIAEAAMHMASLVGSSFSVVTTLGRTVGQAWHLAEAYGMKRFCANVRACEIPVLELEAPGSRARELIIDECRRALDEDGSDVIVLGCAGMADFCQHIGQVLGVPVIDGVAAGTQLIESLVSLRLATSKRGELARPLPKPMTGLLQDFTLASEPPSLKRAA; the protein is encoded by the coding sequence ATGCGCATCAAGATCATCAATCCCAACACGACCTGGAGCATGACCGAGAAGATCGGCGCCTGCGCCCGATCGGTCGCGCGACCCGGCACGGAGATCGTCGCCGTGAGCCCCTCGATGGGCCCGGCCTCGATCGAGAGCCACTACGACGAGGCGCTCGCCGTACCGGGATTGCTGCAGGAGATCGCCGCCGGCGAGCGCGAAGGCATCGACGGCTACGTGATCGCCTGTTTCGGCGACCCGGGCCTCAAGGCCGCGCGGGAACTCGCGCACGGGCCCGTGGTCGGCATCGCCGAAGCCGCCATGCACATGGCGAGCCTCGTGGGCAGCAGCTTCAGCGTGGTGACCACGCTGGGCCGCACGGTCGGGCAGGCATGGCATCTCGCCGAGGCCTACGGCATGAAGCGCTTCTGCGCCAACGTGCGCGCCTGCGAGATCCCGGTGCTCGAGCTCGAAGCGCCCGGCTCGCGCGCACGCGAGCTCATCATCGACGAATGCCGCCGCGCGCTCGACGAAGACGGCTCCGACGTCATCGTGCTCGGCTGCGCCGGCATGGCCGATTTCTGCCAGCACATCGGGCAGGTGCTCGGCGTGCCGGTGATCGACGGCGTGGCGGCCGGCACGCAATTGATCGAATCGCTGGTCAGCCTGCGCCTTGCGACCAGCAAGCGCGGCGAGCTCGCGCGCCCGCTGCCCAAGCCGATGACCGGGCTGCTTCAGGACTTCACCCTTGCATCGGAGCCGCCGTCCCTCAAGCGCGCGGCCTGA
- a CDS encoding DUF2939 domain-containing protein, which produces MKSKSLIAVVLALLLGLAAYWYWSPFLAVRQLQTAARNGDAEEFNRHVDYPKVRESLKDQFSALVAQKLGTPQDAGNPLAALGSMIGLGLVNQLVDVMVQPETVMAAMTHGRLAQPAPALAPAPAPGRAAAENSAAPPEAAPADGKPRWVIDRQGASRMTAFAIDPAKPDAPNSERLGLVFERSGFVDWKLTEIRMPASAFRK; this is translated from the coding sequence ATGAAATCTAAAAGTCTGATCGCGGTTGTTTTGGCGCTGCTCCTGGGCCTCGCGGCCTATTGGTACTGGTCGCCCTTTCTCGCGGTGCGGCAGCTTCAGACGGCGGCGCGCAACGGCGACGCGGAGGAATTCAACCGGCACGTGGATTACCCGAAGGTGCGCGAGAGCCTCAAGGACCAGTTTTCCGCGCTGGTCGCGCAGAAGCTCGGCACGCCGCAGGATGCGGGCAATCCGCTTGCGGCGCTCGGCAGCATGATCGGACTCGGACTGGTCAACCAGCTCGTGGACGTGATGGTGCAGCCGGAAACGGTCATGGCCGCGATGACCCACGGCAGGCTGGCCCAGCCCGCGCCCGCGCTGGCGCCAGCGCCCGCACCGGGCAGGGCGGCAGCGGAGAATTCCGCTGCGCCGCCCGAAGCCGCGCCGGCGGACGGCAAGCCCCGCTGGGTCATCGACCGGCAAGGCGCCAGCCGCATGACGGCCTTCGCGATCGACCCGGCGAAGCCCGACGCGCCCAATTCGGAGCGCCTCGGCCTGGTGTTCGAGCGCAGCGGCTTCGTTGACTGGAAGCTGACTGAAATCCGGATGCCGGCATCGGCATTCAGGAAGTAG
- a CDS encoding GntR family transcriptional regulator translates to MPRAPKTSSPTTDNTAMPDKGATIEGIAQDIATAIVEKRLPPGTWLREEALGRVYAVSRTKIRAALLTLSKDKLIEIIPDKGAFVSKPSVQEAREVFGVRRILESEVVRLFVAQAKPADYLALEQHIQFERSTLRSTTTTGTVREKLLGDFHVALAETTGNRTLAELVRELVARSSLIAMLYHSSNDPHCSSDEHADFLRLCKSGNVEAAVASMTEHLRRIEANLQLTSGVPDRQLDLVKALLA, encoded by the coding sequence ATGCCCCGCGCACCGAAGACGTCCTCGCCCACCACCGACAACACCGCCATGCCCGACAAGGGCGCGACCATCGAAGGCATCGCGCAGGACATCGCCACCGCCATCGTCGAAAAACGCCTGCCGCCCGGCACCTGGCTGCGCGAAGAAGCGCTGGGCCGCGTCTATGCCGTGAGCCGCACGAAGATCCGCGCCGCGCTCCTGACGCTGTCGAAGGACAAGCTGATCGAGATCATTCCCGACAAGGGCGCCTTCGTGAGCAAGCCCAGCGTGCAGGAAGCGCGCGAGGTGTTCGGCGTGCGGCGCATCCTCGAGAGCGAGGTGGTCCGACTGTTCGTCGCGCAGGCGAAGCCGGCCGACTACCTGGCGCTGGAACAGCACATCCAGTTCGAGCGCTCCACGCTGCGGTCCACCACGACCACCGGCACGGTGCGCGAAAAGCTCCTGGGCGACTTCCATGTCGCCCTGGCCGAAACTACCGGCAACCGGACGCTGGCCGAACTGGTGCGCGAACTGGTGGCGCGAAGCTCGCTGATCGCGATGCTCTATCACTCGTCGAACGACCCGCACTGCTCTTCGGACGAACATGCCGATTTCCTGCGCCTGTGCAAGAGCGGAAACGTCGAAGCGGCCGTCGCGAGCATGACCGAGCACCTGAGGCGGATCGAAGCGAATCTGCAGTTGACCAGCGGCGTGCCGGACCGGCAGCTCGATCTGGTCAAGGCACTGCTGGCCTGA